Proteins from a genomic interval of Papaver somniferum cultivar HN1 chromosome 4, ASM357369v1, whole genome shotgun sequence:
- the LOC113272643 gene encoding 40S ribosomal protein S3a-like: MSYVYIASERLKHRVFEVYLADLQNDEDQSYIKMRLRVEDVQGKNVLTNFWTLIEAHVDVKTTNNFTLRMFCIGFTQMRKNQVKRTSHMLNQAKSVRTTISLTCMIYCAENLESTIVLVISDNLSLNLICLNGLAGFGVDDEYTN, encoded by the exons ATGTCATATGTATAT ATTGCTTCTGAACGGCTTAAGCACAGAGTGTTTGAGGTGTATCTTGCTGATCTACAGAACGATGAGGATCAGTCCTACATAAAGATGCGATTGAGAGTGGAGGATGTCCAAGGAAAGAATGTTTTGACTAACTTTTGG ACTTTGATTGAGGCTCATGTTGATGTGAAGACAACAAACAACTTCACTCTGAGGATGTTCTGTATTGGCTTCActcagatgcgtaaaaatcaagtCAAGAGGACCTCACATATGCTCAATCAAGCCAAATCCGTCAG GACAACTATAT CTCTGACATGTATGATTTACTGTGCTGAGAATTTAGAATCAACTATTGTTCTTGTAATATCAGATAACTTGTCTTTGAACCTT ATTTGCTTAAATGGTCTCGCTGGATTTGGAGTTGACGATGAATACACAAATTAG